In one Drosophila pseudoobscura strain MV-25-SWS-2005 chromosome X, UCI_Dpse_MV25, whole genome shotgun sequence genomic region, the following are encoded:
- the LOC4812701 gene encoding nascent polypeptide-associated complex subunit alpha, muscle-specific form, with translation MSTRHLWFGARLCGRSTAHLLRPRPQQVIVAAMSSSKEWRPDADIKHSLPSKSKRRSKRTAATASEDPAKDQPPPGRKIRKKIHRTTLGPPTRNLTSLPSSGFLAPLPSHFGGLIAYFSNHSGGDGDVPPPSDAPPTGPRRGSIARGFPVTPGVRAEARPPKAPRFSPSGLPSVPSIEPEAPREAPATEISEESPPNPERTQPEAPAEQSTADPEAGDAPQPSEAPSSPSGDPPTTETAAKPSADPPTLNLYGLEVDIYPDLRPASEESPTVDSPGGESPRKGAPDTPKAKGENPKPPLFSGVKPPPKGTRTYCSPPKKPKGPFSAPEPTPKGPLFPPKRAKAAPTEKPASKAKGACTPAPAAPKKEAKAAPQTCSKPAAAGSPEEPKGTGGPGKPPAAGGPAKPPAPGSPGKPPAAGGPAKPPAAGGPAKPPATGGPAKPPAAGGPAKPPATGGPGKPPATGGPGKPPATGGSGKNEGAGAGGTKAPPPPTGKGSKGPRLITLMPGDGIGPEISMAVLEVLDAMKAPLIFEPVDVTPVMNSNGQTTIPDAVIESMNRTKVGLKGPLMTPVGTGFRSLNLTLRQLFNLYANIRPCKSLPGVETVYGDVDVVTIRENTEGEYSGLEHTLVNGVVQSIKLITRSASMRVAEYCFKYAIEMKRKQITAVHEINSMRMSDGLFIRCMRDTAKKYEKEMTAAGVKYEEVTLKTVCLKIVEDPKRFDVLILPNLYGDIISDTCAGLIGGLGLTPSGNIGTSGAIFESVHGTAPDIAGKDLANPTALLLSTVMLLHYVDLPTYADAIEKAIVKTVKDDNVRTIDLGGNAKCSEYTQALIKNLK, from the coding sequence ATGTCAACGCGTCATCTGTGGTTCGGGGCCCGCCTTTGCGGTCGTTCCACGGCCCACTTGCTGCGTCCGAGACCGCAACAGGTGATTGTGGCAGCCATGAGCTCCTCGAAGGAATGGAGACCTGATGCCGATATCAAGCACAGCCTGCCAAGTAAAAGTAAGCGAAGATCGAAGAGAACTGCGGCCACGGCGAGTGAAGATCCGGCCAAAGATCAGCCGCCGCCTGGAAGAAAGATCCGCAAGAAGATTCATCGGACGACGCTCGGGCCGCCCACGAGAAACCTCACGAGCTTGCCGAGCTCTGGGTTTTTGGCGCCACTTCCCAGCCATTTTGGTGGACTGATTGCATATTTCTCGAACCATTCGGGAGGAGATGGAGACGTTCCTCCTCCTTCTGATGCTCCACCGACGGGACCAAGAAGAGGGTCCATTGCAAGGGGATTTCCAGTGACTCCGGGCGTACGAGCGGAGGCTCGGCCGCCGAAAGCCCCACGATTTTCCCCCTCTGGACTGCCGTCTGTGCCATCGATTGAGCCGGAAGCACCTCGAGAGGCGCCTGCCACCGAAATATCAGAGGAGTCTCCGCCTAACCCTGAGAGGACTCAACCTGAAGCACCAGCAGAACAGTCTACAGCAGATCCGGAGGCGGGAGATGCCCCCCAGCCTTCCGAAGCCCCATCCAGCCCATCCGGAGATCCTCCTACTACGGAAACCGCCGCAAAGCCATCTGCAGACCCGCCTACATTGAACCTCTACGGGCTGGAAGTGGATATATATCCAGATCTAAGACCTGCCTCGGAGGAGTCGCCGACAGTCGACTCTCCAGGAGGGGAATCCCCGAGAAAAGGAGCTCCAGATACTCCAAAAGCCAAAGGAGAAAACCCAAAACCGCCGCTTTTCTCGGGAGTGAAGCCACCCCCCAAAGGAACACGAACGTACTGTTCACCGCCGAAAAAACCAAAGGGTCCCTTTTCTGCACCCGAACCAACCCCAAAAGGTCCTTTATTCCCGCCCAAGAGAGCTAAAGCTGCGCCAACGGAAAAGCCTGCTTCGAAGGCGAAGGGCGCATGCACTCCTGCACCTGCTGCTCCGAAAAAGGAGGCCAAGGCGGCTCCGCAAACGTGCTCCAAGCCAGCAGCCGCTGGAAGCCCCGAAGAGCCAAAAGGCACTGGAGGTCCGGGAAAGCCACCAGCTGCTGGGGGTCCTGCCAAGCCACCAGCCCCAGGAAGTCCTGGAAAGCCACCAGCCGCAGGAGGTCCTGCAAAGCCACCAGCCGCAGGAGGTCCTGCAAAGCCACCAGCCACCGGAGGTCCTGCAAAACCACCAGCCGCCGGAGGTCCTGCAAAGCCACCAGCCACCGGAGGTCCTGGAAAACCACCAGCCACCGGAGGTCCGGGCAAACCACCAGCCACCGGAGGATCAGGGAAGAACGAAGGCGCCGGCGCCGGCGGCACAAAGGCACCTCCTCCCCCAACGGGAAAGGGCTCGAAGGGGCCACGCCTCATCACGCTGATGCCTGGCGATGGCATTGGCCCGGAGATCTCTATGGCCGTCCTCGAAGTGCTCGATGCGATGAAGGCGCCGCTGATCTTCGAGCCCGTGGACGTGACGCCGGTGATGAATAGCAACGGCCAGACGACGATACCCGACGCGGTGATTGAGAGCATGAACCGCACGAAGGTGGGGCTCAAGGGACCCCTGATGACGCCCGTGGGGACGGGCTTCCGCTCCCTGAACCTGACCCTGAGGCAGCTGTTCAATCTGTACGCGAACATCCGGCCGTGCAAGTCGCTGCCGGGTGTGGAGACGGTGTACGGCGACGTGGATGTGGTGACCATTCGGGAGAACACCGAGGGTGAGTACTCCGGCCTGGAGCACACCCTCGTCAACGGGGTGGTGCAGAGCATCAAGCTGATCACGCGGAGCGCCTCCATGCGGGTCGCCGAGTACTGCTTCAAGTATGCAATCGAGATGAAGCGGAAGCAGATCACGGCCGTGCACGAAATCAACAGCATGCGGATGTCGGACGGACTGTTCATCCGCTGCATGCGGGACACGGCCAAGAAGTACGAGAAGGAAATGACAGCAGCGGGCGTCAAGTACGAGGAGGTGACCCTCAAGACGGTCTGCCTGAAGATTGTCGAGGACCCCAAGCGGTTCGATGTCCTCATCCTGCCGAATCTCTACGGCGACATCATCTCCGACACCTGTGCGGGCCTCATCGGGGGCCTGGGCCTGACGCCGTCCGGCAATATTGGCACCTCTGGGGCAATCTTTGAGTCTGTCCACGGCACGGCACCGGACATTGCCGGCAAGGATCTGGCCAATCCGACGGCCCTTCTGCTGTCGAcggtgatgctgctgcactACGTGGATCTGCCCACGTATGCGGACGCCATCGAGAAGGCGATCGTGAAGACCGTCAAGGACGACAACGTGCGGACCATCGATCTGGGCGGCAATGCCAAGTGCTCGGAGTACACCCAAGCGTTGATTAAGAATCTCAAGTGA